The region GCGAATGGAACCTATTTGAATACATATACAAAGCAATGGCTTAAAGGAAACATCTGGATTTTAAATGACCGAATTGTCTATGTTGGTGATAAATTTCCGGAAAACCAATCTGTTAAAATTATAGATTGCGAAGATTCATATCTGGTCCCGGGGTATATGGAACCGCATGCCCACCCGTTTCAACTATATAATCCGGTATCTTTGGCCAAGTATGCTGCAGATTTTGGAACAACAACATTGATAAATGATAACCTGGTTTGGAATTTTTTATTAGATAAAAAGAAAGCGGTTACTTTATTGCGAGCGTTTAATAAATTGCCGGTGTCCATGTTCTGGTGGGCACGGTTTGACTCTCAGACAGCCTTGCAGAATGAGGAAGAGTTTTTTAATACGGAAGAGGTGCTGTCCTGGCTTGAACATTCTTCGGTTGTGCAAGGTGGCGAACTGACCGCATGGCCAAGTCTGCTTCAAGGGGATGACCGTCTGTTGTATTGGATGCAGGAAGCAAAACGGATGGGGAAACCGGTGGAGGGACACTTGCCTGGCGCTTCGGAAAAGACATTGACCAAAATGAAGCTGCTTGGTGTCTCAGCAGACCATGAATCAATTACGGGTGAAGAAGTAATCAGACGGCTGCGCCTTGGCTATCAGGTTGGTCTTCGTTATTCGTCAATCAGACCGGATTTGCCGAAGCTGTTGGAAGAAATTATGGACGCCGGTATCGACACGTTTGATAACATGATGATGACAACAGATGGTGCGACTCCCGCATTTTATGAAAAAGGCTTAATGAATATTTGTATTGAGATTGCAATTGAACAGGGTGTTCCGCTGCCTGATGCGTACCGGATGGCGTCCCACAATGTAGCCCAGCACTATGGTATGACAGAACATCTTGGTACAATTGCCCCCGGCCGGTTAGCAAATATTAATATTTTGGATGCAAAGGAAAATCCACATCCGGTCAGTGTCCTTGCTAAAGGGAAATGGATTAAAATTGATCAGGAAGCGCAACAGCGAATTGTGAACTTTGAGTGGGAAAAATATAACTTGGCTCCGCTTGAAGTCGATTGGGAGTTAAGTATGTCTGATCTGCAGTTTTCCGTACCAATCGGTCTTGAGATGATGAATAATGTGATCATTAAGCCATATCCGATTGAAACTGATGTGACGCTTGATGTTATTCCAAATACAAATAATGATGCATTTCTATTGCTTATCGACCGAAATGGAAAGTGGCGCATCAATACCGCCATTAAAGGCTTTACCAATAATCTCGGGGCGATGGTGAGCTCCTACTCAACAACTGGAGACTTTGTTTGTATCGGAAAGAGCAAGCCGGATATGCTTTTGGCGTGGCAGCGTGTTAAAGAGCTTGGCGGAGGGATTGTCCTTGCCCATCAGGGTGAAATCATTTTTGAATTGCCGCTCCGTCTTGGTGGAAGTATGTTTGATGGAGACATGTCCGACTTGATTGGCAAAGAAAAAGAGTTGAAGAATCTTTTGAAAGAGTTTGGCTACCCGTTTGCTGATCCGATATATACCATTCTTTTTCTGTCAGCAACCCACCTGCCGTATATTCGTGTTACCCAACAAGGAATATTGGATGTAAAAAAACGTGAGGTACTCTTTCCAGCAATCATGCGATGACGTATAATGTAACTACTACTATTTGTCAAAGGGTGGAAACATGAAGCGAGTATGCGTGTTACTGGTTCTGTTGTTGACTGTACTGTTTACAGCCTGTTCGGATGAGGAACGCAATGCCAGTGAAAGTCAGTCAAAGGAAAACGCGGTAGATGAAAAAAGCGGCATGCCGGAAAATGCTGCAGCTTTTCCTCTGACAGGAATTAAAACCGATAAGAATGCGAACGACCGAATTGTCGGTGTGATGATTAACAATCATACCGATGCACGTCCGCAGACAGGGCTGTCAAAGGCTGATATCGTTTTTGAAATATTGGCTGAGGGCTACATTACCCGGTTTTTAGCTTTATACCAGAGCGAGAAACCGGAAGTGGCAGGGCCTGTCCGCAGTGCAAGGGAGTATTATTTTGAACTTGCTGATGGGTATAATGCCATCTATGTTTATCATGGTGCAGCAAACTTTGTGAATGATATGATCAAAGAGCGTGGAATTGAGCATTTAAATGGATCACTTCATGATAATGATGGCTATTTATTTAAACGGGAATCCTTCCGTGAAGCCCCACATAACTCGTATCTGCTGTTTGATGCGGTGTATGATGCAGCTGAGAAAAAAGGATATGATGTGAAGGCGTCCTATAAGTCATTGCCGTTTATGACGGAAAAAGAAGCTGGATCGTTCAAAGGAGAGCCGGCTGAACACGTTGAAATTGTTTATTCCGACAATCCGATGGAAATTGTTGAATTCGATTATGACAAACAAAGCGAAAAATACACCCGATATAGTGACCATGAAAAAACAGTTGAATTAAATTCCGGCAAACCGATACAAGTTGATAACGTTTTTATTGTGGAAACACAGCACAAGGTAATTGATGATGCTGGCCGCCGCGACATTGACATCACATCGGGCGGTGAGGCATATCTGACCCAGCGGGGAAAAGTTCGGAAAATACAATGGGAAAACCGGAATGGCAGAATTATTCCTGTAAAAGATGGAGAACCGGTTGGATTTGTGCCAGGAAAAACATGGATTAATATTGTTCCCGAAAAGCCTGGAATGGATCAGTCCGTAACGATCACAAATTAAGGAAAGAAGGTGGGCCAGTCATGCAAATCGATAAACTGCGCGGAAAGCAGCTGGATCAATTTTTCGATGCAATTTTATCATTAAAAGACCGGGAAGAATGCTATAAATTTTTTGATGATATTGCTACGATGTCCGAAATACATTCCATCGCCCAGCGGCTGCAGGTTGCAAAAATGCTGACAGAAGGCCATACGTACAATATTATTGAAAAGGAAACAAATGCGTCAACGGCAACCATATCCCGCGTGCGAAGGTGTCTAAATTTCGGCAGTGACGGGTATAAGCTTGTCCTGGACCGGATTATGGATGCTGATGAATAAATGTTTACATAATGCTGCAGCAGGGCCCCTCCGCTGCAGCATTCCCTTCTTCAGCTTTTCCCCTGATAAATGAATTAGCTGCTTTATTTTAACTGCGAGGTTAAAAGTCATCCAAATTCACAACACTGCTGAAGCAATCAGCCTCTCCCTATAACAATTTTAAAAACATCCTACATAAACCTAAATTCACAACGCAATTTTTGGTATACTTAAATGTAGCGAATTTAGAATCGGAATCAACACGATGGAGGATATGAACATTGGGTTATACAGCAAACAATTGGAATCACTTATTTAAACTGGATCCGGCCAAAGATATTTCGGATGAACATCTCGATCTGATTTGTGAGTCCGGGACAGATGCCGTTATGGTTGGCGGAACTGACGATGTTACACTGGACGGGGTTTTGGACTTGCTGTCACGCATTCGCCGGCACACCGTTCCATGTATTCTGGAAATATCATCAATGGAAGCAATTACGCCGGGCTTTGATTATTACTACATTCCAATGGTTATGAACAGCACGGAAAAAAAGTGGATGATGGGTTTGCAGCATCAAGCCCTTAGAGAATATAAAGGTTTGATGAACTGGGATGAAACAGCTGTCGAAGGGTATTGTATTTTGAACCATGAAGCAAAAGCATTTAAAAAAACAAATTGCACTATGCCCGATGAAGAAGATGTGCTGGCATATGCTGAAATGGCTGAAAACTTTTTTCATCTGCCTGTCTTTTATATGGAATACAGCGGTACATATGGTGACCCGCAGCTTGTTGAAAAGGTAAAAAATGAATTAAACCATACGAAATTGTTTTACGGCGGTGGAATCGAAAACAGTTTTCAGGCGAACGAAATGAAAGAGCATGCTGACACAATCGTTGTTGGCAATATTATTTATGAAGATATTAAAAAAGCAATTAAAACGGTAGAAGCAGCAAATGAAACAAACGATAAATAAAGGCGGTGACATTGTGAGTCAAACAATGGATAATTTACTGAAAGGATTAAATCATGAACAGCGGGAAGCTGTTAAACATACAGAAGGCCCATTACTGATTATGGCAGGTGCCGGAAGCGGAAAAACGCGTGTGCTCACACACCGCATCGCCTATTTGCTTGGAGAAAAGGATGTCCCGCCACGGAATGTACTGGCAATCACGTTTACCAATAAGGCGGCCCGTGAAATGAAAGAGCGTGTCCGCGGACTTGTCGGACCGGGAAGTGAACAGATTTGGGTCTCGACGTTTCACTCGATGTGTGTCCGGATTCTCCGCAGGGATATTGACCGAATCGGTTACAGCAGCAATTTCACGATCCTCGACAGCAGTGATCAACTTTCGGTGATTAAACAAACGTTGAAAGATTTGAACATTGATCCAAAAAAATTTGAACCACGTGCGATGCTTGGAGCCATCAGTTCCGCCAAAAATGAACTGATTACGCCGGAGGAATACAGCAGTAAGGTCGGCGACTTTTTTGAACGGCAGGTTTCCCAGGTGTATGATCGCTATCAAAAAACATTGCAGAAAAACCAGTCGCTTGACTTTGATGATTTGATTATGCAGACGATTCATCTGTTCAAGCGGGTTCCGGAAGTGCTGGAGTATTATCAGCGCAGGTTTCAGTATATCCATGTCGATGAGTATCAGGATACAAACCATGCCCAATATTATTTGGTTAAACAACTCGCCAGTAAATATGAAAATCTTTGTGTTGTCGGGGATTCCGACCAGTCGATTTATCGCTGGCGCGGTGCGGATATCGCCAATATTCTTTCCTTTGAAAAGGACTACCCGTCATCACGGACGATTTTTCTCGAACAAAATTACCGTTCGACCAAATCGATTTTGGATGCAGCAAATACAGTTATTAAAAATAATACCGGACGCAAGCCGAAAAATCTGTGGACGGAAAATGACGAGGGGAAAAACCTTCATTATTTCCAAGGCACAACGGAACAGGAAGAAGCATTGTTTATTACCGATAAAATCCAGGAGCTTACCGGAGAAGAAGGTTTTTCCCGAAATGATATTGCGATACTGTACCGGACAAATGCACAGTCCCGTGCCATTGAGTCTACCTTGACTAAATCTTTTATTCCTTATCAGATGGTCGGCGGTCAAAAGTTCTATGAGCGGAAAGAAATCAAGGATTTAACGGCATATTTACGACTGATAACCAATCCTGATGATGATTTGAGCTTTGAACGGGTTGTCAATGAACCGAAGCGAGGTATCGGTAAAACATCGATTGAACGGCTGCGTGCATATACGGAAGATCAAGGGATTTCATTCTATCAGGCAGTGAAAGAAGTGGACTTTACCGGAGTACCGAAAAAAGCGGCCAAAGCACTCGCAGAATTTGGCAAACTCATTCAAACATTGTCACAGCAGCAGGAATTTTTGACCGCGACAGATATGGTGGAAGCAGTTTTGCAGCGGACCGGATATGAACATTCGCTGAAAAATGAGCGGACGATTGAGTCTCAAAGCCGACTGGAAAACCTTGAGGAATTCATGACGGTAACCCAGGATTTTGAGAAGACGAGTGAAGATAAGACACTTGTCGCTTTTTTAACGGACCTCGCGCTGATTGCTGATCTTGATAAGGTGAATGATGATGCAGATGCCGATGAAGAAACGAAAGTAACGCTAATGACACTTCATGCAGCTAAAGGCCTCGAATTTCCTGTCGTCTTTTTGATTGGGATGGAGGAAAATGTATTTCCGCACAGCCGCTCCATGTTTGACGATGAAGAAATGGAAGAGGAGCGGCGTTTGGCATATGTCGGAATTACCCGGGCAGAGCAGCAACTATACATGACCCATGCAAAAATGCGTACATTATATGGAAGGACCAATATGAATCCAATCAGCCGGTTTATTAACGAGATCCCGGAAGAACTGCTCGATGGCTTCGAACAGGCCCGAGATACGATGTTTGGGTCGATCGGAGAACAACCGAAGAACAAGCCAATGAAACGCAAGGCGGAAAAAATGCAGCAAACAACCGGTGCTGAAAGTAAAACGTGGGCACCCGGCGATAAGGCAAGTCACAAAAAATGGGGTACCGGAACTGTTGTAAGGGTCCAGGGTGAAGGCGAAGGAATGGAATTGGATATTGCGTTCCCGGCACCGACTGGTGTTAAACGCGTACTGGCTAAATTTGCCCCAATTACGAAACAATAGGGAGGTGTCTGTCTGATGGAAAAGCAAGAGGCACAGCAACGGATTGCTGAACTGACAGACCTGCTGAATCAATATAATTACGAATATCATGTACTGGATAATCCGAGTGTACCGGATGCGGAATATGACCAGAAGATGCAGGAAATCCGCAAGCTGGAGGAACAATTTCCTGAGCTGGTTACGCCTGAATCACCGACGCAGCGAGTGGGCGGTGAGCCGCTTGAGGCATTTCAGAAGGTGCAGCATAATGTACCGATGCTGAGTCTTGGGAATGCTTTTGGCGCGGACGACCTGCGTGATTTCGCACGTCGGGCAAGACAAGGCACCGATGCTCCCATTTCATATGTATGTGAATTGAAGATTGATGGACTCGCTGTTTCATTGCTTTATGAGAACGGAAAGTTTGTTCGCGGCGCAACTCGCGGTGATGGAACAACCGGCGAGGATATTACGAGTAATTTACGGACCATCCGCAGTATGCCGTTAACCATAAAAGACACAGAAACGATTGAAGTGCGCGGTGAAGCGTTTATGCCGCATCAATCTTTTTTGAAATTAAATGAGCAACGTGAAAAAAATGACGCAGAACCATTTGCCAATCCGAGGAATGCGGCAGCAGGATCGTTACGACAGCTTGATCCAAAAATTGCCGCCAGCCGGAATCTTGATATTTTTCTGTACGGGGTTGGCGAATGGGAGTCAGGAAACCTCTCATCCCACAGTGAGCGGCTTAAATATTTAAAAGAACTAGGCTTCAAAACGAATTCGGAATGGAAAAAGTGTGAAACGATTGAGGAAGTTATTGAGTATGTGGAATATTGGGAGAATGAACGTCCGAACTTGAACTATGAGATTGACGGGATTGTCGTGAAAGTGGATAATCTTGACCAACAGGAGGAACTCGGATTCACTGCTAAAAGTCCCCGATGGGCAATTGCGTATAAATTTCCTGCCGAAGAAGTGATTACAACTATACGTGAGATTGAATTGAGTGTGGGACGAACCGGGGTAATCACGCCAACTGCATTACTTGACCCCGTTAAGGTGGCCGGAACAACTGTCCAGCGCGCCTCCCTGCATAATGAGGATTTGATTCGCGAAAAGGACATTCGTCTCGGTGATACGGTTGTCATTAAAAAGGCCGGTGATATCATCCCTGAAGTTGTTCGCGCGGTTCAGGAAAAACGGACAGGTGAGGAAAAGGAATTTTTTATGCCGGAAGAATGTCCGGAGTGCGACAGTGAGCTTGTCCGACTGGAGGAAGAAGTAGCATTACGATGCATTAATCCGAGCTGTCCGGCGCAGTTAAAAGAAGGACTGATCCATTTTGTATCCCGAAATGCCATGAACATTGACGGACTCGGTGAGAAGGTGATTATTCAGCTGTTCCGGGAAAACCTCGTTCATACGATTGCCGATATTTACCGATTAAAAGAGGAAGATCTATTGCAACTGGAGCGGATGGGCGAAAAGTCTGTCAGTAACTTGCTTCAGGCTATTGAAACTTCCAAA is a window of Virgibacillus ihumii DNA encoding:
- a CDS encoding adenine deaminase C-terminal domain-containing protein; its protein translation is MLENGYHWRNREIREHVAVIDGTVKPDFILANGTYLNTYTKQWLKGNIWILNDRIVYVGDKFPENQSVKIIDCEDSYLVPGYMEPHAHPFQLYNPVSLAKYAADFGTTTLINDNLVWNFLLDKKKAVTLLRAFNKLPVSMFWWARFDSQTALQNEEEFFNTEEVLSWLEHSSVVQGGELTAWPSLLQGDDRLLYWMQEAKRMGKPVEGHLPGASEKTLTKMKLLGVSADHESITGEEVIRRLRLGYQVGLRYSSIRPDLPKLLEEIMDAGIDTFDNMMMTTDGATPAFYEKGLMNICIEIAIEQGVPLPDAYRMASHNVAQHYGMTEHLGTIAPGRLANINILDAKENPHPVSVLAKGKWIKIDQEAQQRIVNFEWEKYNLAPLEVDWELSMSDLQFSVPIGLEMMNNVIIKPYPIETDVTLDVIPNTNNDAFLLLIDRNGKWRINTAIKGFTNNLGAMVSSYSTTGDFVCIGKSKPDMLLAWQRVKELGGGIVLAHQGEIIFELPLRLGGSMFDGDMSDLIGKEKELKNLLKEFGYPFADPIYTILFLSATHLPYIRVTQQGILDVKKREVLFPAIMR
- a CDS encoding DUF3048 domain-containing protein, whose protein sequence is MKRVCVLLVLLLTVLFTACSDEERNASESQSKENAVDEKSGMPENAAAFPLTGIKTDKNANDRIVGVMINNHTDARPQTGLSKADIVFEILAEGYITRFLALYQSEKPEVAGPVRSAREYYFELADGYNAIYVYHGAANFVNDMIKERGIEHLNGSLHDNDGYLFKRESFREAPHNSYLLFDAVYDAAEKKGYDVKASYKSLPFMTEKEAGSFKGEPAEHVEIVYSDNPMEIVEFDYDKQSEKYTRYSDHEKTVELNSGKPIQVDNVFIVETQHKVIDDAGRRDIDITSGGEAYLTQRGKVRKIQWENRNGRIIPVKDGEPVGFVPGKTWINIVPEKPGMDQSVTITN
- a CDS encoding YerC/YecD family TrpR-related protein, which translates into the protein MQIDKLRGKQLDQFFDAILSLKDREECYKFFDDIATMSEIHSIAQRLQVAKMLTEGHTYNIIEKETNASTATISRVRRCLNFGSDGYKLVLDRIMDADE
- a CDS encoding heptaprenylglyceryl phosphate synthase, which gives rise to MGYTANNWNHLFKLDPAKDISDEHLDLICESGTDAVMVGGTDDVTLDGVLDLLSRIRRHTVPCILEISSMEAITPGFDYYYIPMVMNSTEKKWMMGLQHQALREYKGLMNWDETAVEGYCILNHEAKAFKKTNCTMPDEEDVLAYAEMAENFFHLPVFYMEYSGTYGDPQLVEKVKNELNHTKLFYGGGIENSFQANEMKEHADTIVVGNIIYEDIKKAIKTVEAANETNDK
- the pcrA gene encoding DNA helicase PcrA, which translates into the protein MDNLLKGLNHEQREAVKHTEGPLLIMAGAGSGKTRVLTHRIAYLLGEKDVPPRNVLAITFTNKAAREMKERVRGLVGPGSEQIWVSTFHSMCVRILRRDIDRIGYSSNFTILDSSDQLSVIKQTLKDLNIDPKKFEPRAMLGAISSAKNELITPEEYSSKVGDFFERQVSQVYDRYQKTLQKNQSLDFDDLIMQTIHLFKRVPEVLEYYQRRFQYIHVDEYQDTNHAQYYLVKQLASKYENLCVVGDSDQSIYRWRGADIANILSFEKDYPSSRTIFLEQNYRSTKSILDAANTVIKNNTGRKPKNLWTENDEGKNLHYFQGTTEQEEALFITDKIQELTGEEGFSRNDIAILYRTNAQSRAIESTLTKSFIPYQMVGGQKFYERKEIKDLTAYLRLITNPDDDLSFERVVNEPKRGIGKTSIERLRAYTEDQGISFYQAVKEVDFTGVPKKAAKALAEFGKLIQTLSQQQEFLTATDMVEAVLQRTGYEHSLKNERTIESQSRLENLEEFMTVTQDFEKTSEDKTLVAFLTDLALIADLDKVNDDADADEETKVTLMTLHAAKGLEFPVVFLIGMEENVFPHSRSMFDDEEMEEERRLAYVGITRAEQQLYMTHAKMRTLYGRTNMNPISRFINEIPEELLDGFEQARDTMFGSIGEQPKNKPMKRKAEKMQQTTGAESKTWAPGDKASHKKWGTGTVVRVQGEGEGMELDIAFPAPTGVKRVLAKFAPITKQ
- the ligA gene encoding NAD-dependent DNA ligase LigA, which produces MEKQEAQQRIAELTDLLNQYNYEYHVLDNPSVPDAEYDQKMQEIRKLEEQFPELVTPESPTQRVGGEPLEAFQKVQHNVPMLSLGNAFGADDLRDFARRARQGTDAPISYVCELKIDGLAVSLLYENGKFVRGATRGDGTTGEDITSNLRTIRSMPLTIKDTETIEVRGEAFMPHQSFLKLNEQREKNDAEPFANPRNAAAGSLRQLDPKIAASRNLDIFLYGVGEWESGNLSSHSERLKYLKELGFKTNSEWKKCETIEEVIEYVEYWENERPNLNYEIDGIVVKVDNLDQQEELGFTAKSPRWAIAYKFPAEEVITTIREIELSVGRTGVITPTALLDPVKVAGTTVQRASLHNEDLIREKDIRLGDTVVIKKAGDIIPEVVRAVQEKRTGEEKEFFMPEECPECDSELVRLEEEVALRCINPSCPAQLKEGLIHFVSRNAMNIDGLGEKVIIQLFRENLVHTIADIYRLKEEDLLQLERMGEKSVSNLLQAIETSKENSLERLLFGLGIRFIGSKAAKTLASHFEKMENLQQATFEDVVAIDEIGEKMADSIVRYFEEVEVKELINELDNLGVNMEYTGPKQQDISGDSVFTGKTVVLTGKMEWFTRKEAKEAIEQLGGTVTGSVSKKTDFVIAGEDAGSKLEKAQKLGVTVWSEEQLSEVLD